DNA from Ziziphus jujuba cultivar Dongzao chromosome 2, ASM3175591v1:
tatttttataaaagtgttcactaaatttttttaaaatcctaaattcttatatatataaatatatatatatatatatatatatagctttggTATAAGATGGATAACTGTACATTTTTTGACATTTgaatgcaaaatatattttaagatgATAATCAATATATCACTTAGAGATAGTTGTTCCTTCGAACATTATCatctttatataaatattcataaattataatttacgaatattatcatttaaaaaaaaatcatatatatatatatataattttgctataaaatatatgcatatccATGCTATAAATAAGTGTGTGTTTTATGACAAGTAATCCGCATAAATATAGTAACCAATTACATATAAACTATAAATTACAtgtatgaaattatatataatttaagataTGCACGTTTGTTGCAATTGTATATAAATTATGGGATATATAACTGGAATTACATTTGATTTAAGCCTAAACAAAAAAGACAcgtaaagaagaaaaataaaaagtgacaTATCCAAAGAGAGCCTGCAAAGCTTGACAAAAGAGAATCaatctttattttctctttttcttctgtgGCTTTGAGAGCAACGACCCTTTTCCCTCTAAAAAACTTCCAGCCCACTAACACCCAATCTTGTTATTTTCGCTTCCCCTCCTTccccaatatatatttatttttatctctttctcttctcattCTACTTTGTTTAGTTCTTCACGGCTCTCTGTCTGTTTGCGTCtgattgagaagaaaaaaagaaaaaaaaaaaaaaaaaggaaaaatatggaaGATGAAGATCATGATCACTATGTTCCTGTGGAAGCCAAGAATTACTACGCAGCAAGATTAATGATGTCTCCGGAGATTGTAGAAATAGGAGAAGATAGCAGAAGCGTTGCAAGTAGCAGAGAAGTTGGATGTTGCAGAGATGTATATGTTGCAGTTGGTAAAGATGACTTAGATGTTCTGAAATGGGCTCTTGATAATGTTGTTTCATCCGGTTCTCTGGTTTTTCTCGTCCATGTCTTCCCACCCATCACTTATATTCCTACACCAGGTAACTCTTTGATTTCTTTCTTGGTAATTTTCTGCCTTTTTctatatacctatatatatatatatatatatatagtaacaaCTTTATGctgaacatatatattaattctcGTAACATTAGGACAGGTAATTTGGTTTTGTTTCTTTGCTTAAAAGAGTTGGTAAGTAAATCAATTACTTTATTCAGAAAAAGTTATTACCTATGTTGATCAATTGTACATTTCTCACTTATAGTTCTTGAATATGATGTTTTATACAAATATACTTTATGTCGTTTCTATGAGAAGGGAAAAGTAACACTATATGCGTTACAGAGCTGAATaagagaattatttatttatttattttgtatatttttgtggGTTCTGATGGAAATAGTACTTATCTTTGAAAACACTTTGGGGCAAGCCATTGAAAGTTTATGTGGTGTGGGCTGATATGGGAAGAATCCAGCTACATGTCTAAATGTGTTTGGCTGTGCATGAATAATTCAACTACTCTAGTATAATAATCAAATAGAAATCtcaagaaagaaattaaaatgcaaaatcatCTGGTGTGTGCGGTTGCAGGGAGGGAGAATCTAGTCTGGCAAATgaagttgataaaaaaaaatgcataaaaaaaaaaaaaatggtttgcaAGTCACTTGTATGTAATGTATACCAGTAGTGACATATATGTTCTAATTGCTGTTGTTTTATGATTGTTTTTTTATGCTGGGGCTATTTCGTCAATAGTTGGAAGATTATCCAGAAGCCAATTGAGCAAAGATCAAGTTAGAGTTTACATAAACGAAGAGAATAACAGAAGAAGGAACATGTTGATGAAATACATAAAGTTGTGCAATGACGCCAAGGTATTGCAGACAAACTAAACAAACTAAAACCAAAAGCAAGCCAAaccaaattctaattaattaataaagggaaaaaaaaaaaaaaaacagacgaCCATTCTGATGATCAACTTTGAGCTTTTGTGTTTCTGGCAGGTAGCAGTTGATACCGTTTTGCTAGAGAACAATGACACAGCCAAAGCAATTCTTGATCTTATTCCTATTCTTAACATAACCATTCTAGTTATGGGAACCAAAAGACTATATTGCTTAAAgtaagctgttttttttttttttttttttttttttttccttttttctttcccaatttggggtttttgaatatattcaatttggtatttaaaaatatcattgacTTCTTGGAACAAGTTTTCATGCATAACAAGTGATATGTAACATAATGTTGCAGTACTGCTGAAGGTTGTTAGCTATAAATGTTCTGTCTGTGTTAAactatatattgatatattattattattattattattattattattattattattttcaaatcttttGCAGGAGATCATTGAGGAAAAGGTTGGGGAAAGGAGAAACTGTAAAGAAGAGTGCACCAGAAAGTTGTGAAGTTACCATTGTGTATAATGGCAAAAAGGTGGAAGATGGTGAAAAAGTGACAGAGCTTGTTCATAATTCATCTCTGCAGACTTCCAGTACTGGGAAATCAGAATTTTCTCGGCAATCTGAACGAAATTTCTTCGAATGTTCATGCTTTTCAGGCAAGTTCCATTGAGACTAAACCATGTAACATTTCCATGTACTTGATTTCTGATCTCAGCCAAAAAAACCAAGAATAGATTGATAATTTAGTTCATTTCATTTCGTGTTTATACATAATAGATTGATAATTTAGTTCACTTCATTTCATGTTTATACATTGTATACGTATAATGATTTGTGGCCTGAGATTAGGAAAAGGCATCAAGATAAAAATTCTGACAGTCttaacatgattttttttttttttcccccttccccAATACCCTTTTGGCAGAAAGAACAGATTTATCAAAGATTTCAATAAATTAAGCAATAATAGTTAGTTTCGATATCAAAATTTGCAGAAAATGGTTCTGAAAAAAGGTTATTGACCAGTGTGTAGGAGGAAAATCAAGGGCTCTTAAGATTTTCCAACAAGATCAAAGAAAGGATCTGCAAAACAGCAAAGTGAAACACAGATTCTATGGTTAGCGGTTGGAAGGCCGAGACCACCAAAGGCCAAAGTCATCCAAGCCTATGCAGGATATCATTGGATCAAATACCATAAATGATAGGGAGCTTATATTGATAttgatacatacatacatatatatatatatatatataaatatatatttgaccattttaacaaaattaatttcaaattgttgatttgtttttttgttggttacaaaaaaatgataataataataataataactacttTATGACACAATTCCAAGCAATTTAAGAGACATGCTTTTGTAAACCACGCAATATGAAAAAAgttattttgtttccttttcttgtaTTTTACCTGAATTACT
Protein-coding regions in this window:
- the LOC107418296 gene encoding U-box domain-containing protein 52 — protein: MEDEDHDHYVPVEAKNYYAARLMMSPEIVEIGEDSRSVASSREVGCCRDVYVAVGKDDLDVLKWALDNVVSSGSLVFLVHVFPPITYIPTPVGRLSRSQLSKDQVRVYINEENNRRRNMLMKYIKLCNDAKVAVDTVLLENNDTAKAILDLIPILNITILVMGTKRLYCLKRSLRKRLGKGETVKKSAPESCEVTIVYNGKKVEDGEKVTELVHNSSLQTSSTGKSEFSRQSERNFFECSCFSVCRRKIKGS